One genomic window of Desulfatibacillum aliphaticivorans DSM 15576 includes the following:
- a CDS encoding nitroreductase family protein translates to MPRRKMEMEDLSPLGVYKEGMEWNPLEKVIFERRSIRAFKKEPLPDSMIRRILEAGRFAPSAGNQQPWKFAVVNNPEILAEMEADAVKMAKIMMFFLDNSRSEFRRKYTSWYTRLMIRLKPNELHPVPFSLLKLIADGKTGVFHGAPTLILLFQDKRGVSCPPLDMGVCGEHMVLTAHSMGAGACWIGLVKLLFYYPKWRKFFDLKWPYECNECIALGWPKGDYDGEVKREMQLVTWYEGGMDEPPRVERQGG, encoded by the coding sequence ATGCCGCGCAGGAAGATGGAAATGGAGGATCTATCTCCCTTGGGTGTGTACAAGGAGGGGATGGAATGGAACCCGCTGGAAAAAGTCATATTCGAACGCCGCAGCATCCGGGCTTTTAAAAAAGAGCCTTTGCCCGACTCCATGATTCGCCGGATTCTTGAAGCCGGGCGTTTTGCGCCGTCCGCAGGCAACCAGCAGCCGTGGAAGTTCGCGGTGGTTAATAACCCGGAAATCCTGGCCGAGATGGAGGCGGACGCCGTCAAGATGGCCAAAATCATGATGTTCTTTCTGGATAACTCCCGAAGCGAGTTCCGCAGGAAATACACTTCGTGGTACACCCGTCTCATGATCCGCCTTAAGCCCAACGAACTGCACCCTGTGCCGTTCTCCCTGCTCAAGCTCATTGCTGACGGCAAAACGGGCGTGTTTCACGGCGCGCCAACCCTGATTTTACTGTTCCAGGACAAACGGGGAGTGTCATGCCCTCCCCTTGACATGGGCGTTTGCGGGGAGCACATGGTGCTGACGGCCCACTCCATGGGCGCGGGCGCGTGCTGGATCGGGCTTGTCAAACTCCTGTTTTACTATCCCAAATGGCGGAAGTTTTTCGACCTCAAATGGCCTTACGAATGCAATGAGTGCATTGCTCTTGGCTGGCCCAAGGGGGATTACGACGGCGAGGTCAAACGGGAAATGCAGTTGGTGACCTGGTACGAAGGGGGCATGGACGAGCCTCCCAGAGTCGAAAGGCAGGGAGGGTGA
- a CDS encoding 4Fe-4S dicluster domain-containing protein, with product MKKLSALDRFNIPDYFDPKQLVTANLDFSDEKCVRCRLCTVICPGRSIVMDRGAKGKKKPLPYLEEIVPDITGCIGCGCCAAACPEGAIAVTSAFLPTKFYLHLHQTADMSFPKKY from the coding sequence ATGAAAAAACTTAGCGCGCTTGACCGGTTTAACATCCCGGATTATTTCGACCCCAAACAGCTTGTGACCGCAAATCTGGACTTCTCCGATGAAAAATGCGTGCGGTGCCGGCTGTGCACCGTCATTTGTCCGGGGCGGTCCATTGTCATGGACCGGGGCGCAAAGGGAAAGAAAAAGCCCCTGCCTTACCTGGAGGAAATCGTGCCGGACATCACCGGCTGCATTGGGTGCGGCTGCTGTGCGGCGGCCTGTCCGGAAGGGGCGATTGCCGTTACGTCGGCCTTCTTGCCCACCAAATTCTACTTGCACCTGCACCAGACTGCGGACATGAGCTTCCCGAAAAAATATTGA